From Ignavibacterium sp.:
CTGATTTACATATGCATACAAAACATTCAGATGGAGCGCATTCCACTGAGGAAGTTATTCTGATGGCAAAAGAAAGAGGTCTTGAAATTATCAGTATAACCGATCACGATAATATTTCTGCAATTAAGGAAGCGATTGAAATTGGAAGATTTTATGGAATTGAAGTAATTCCGGGATTAGAAATCAGTTCTGATATTCGTGATCAGGAAGTGCATATTCTTGCATACTTTTTTGATCCTGATAGTAAAGAGCTGGAAGAATATTTGAAATTTTTCAGATCGGAAAGAGTTAAGCGTGCCTCAAGGATTGTTGAAAAGTTAAACTTACTCGGATTTGAAATAACAATTGAAGATGTTCTTGAGAAAGCCGGTGATTCAGCAGTTGGAAGACCACACATTGCTCAGGCAATGGTACAGAGACAGATTGTTTCAAATTATTATGAAGCATTTTATAAGTTCATTGGCAATGGTTGCCCTGCTTACGAAAAGAAAATTCATCTTTCTCCTAAAAGTGCATTCAAAATAATTAATGATGCAGGTGGATTATCATTTATTGCTCATCCAAACAATATGCCCGATGTAATTTTGAAAGAATTAATTGAAGATGGTGTTGATGGAATTGAAGTAATCCATCCTTCTCACCTTCCAAATCAGGTAAAACATTTCAGAGGAATTGTTGGGGAATTTTTCTTACTCGAAAGTGGCGGCTCTGATTTTCACGGCGGTGACAGAAATGATTATTCAAATTTCGGAAAGTACTACACAACCTCACTGAAAGTTGATGCAATGAAAAATTATTTATTAAGGAACACAGCTTAAAAATGAAAATCATAGAAGGTAAATACTCAGCAGCAGGAAAAAAGTTTGCAATAATTTTAAGTCGCTTTAATGAATACATTGGCGAAAGTTTATTAAAAGGCGCAGTTGATTGCTTTGAAAAACACGGTGTAAGTCAGGATAGTATTGATGTTATTAAAGTTCCCGGTGCATTCGAAATACCGGTAACTGCAGATAAACTTGCAGCATCAAAAAAATACTCAGCAATTGTTTGCCTTGGTGTTGTTATCCGGGGAGCTACTCCGCATTTTGAATATGTTGCTTCAGCAGCGAGTAATGGAATTGCTCAGGTTGGACTCAAACATTCTTTACCGGTTATCTTTGGTGTTCTAACAACAGATACAATTGAACAAGCAATAGAAAGAGCCGGAACAAAAGCAGGCAATAAAGGTTGGGATGCTGCATTAACAGCACTCGAGATGGCTGATTTATTCAAACAAATTTAGGGAAAATTTTATCGCTTCAATTCTTTACCTTCTATAGTAATTTTGAACAACAAAAAACGGATTCAAATCGCACCTGGTTACTGCTCTAACAAATTAAGGAAACAGTAATGAAAAATTTATTTTTTTCACTTATCATATTTTATTCTATCCAAATTTTCCCGCAGATCTTTACCGACTGGAAAAATTACTCGGATATGAAAAGTATTAAAAGTGTTGTTACTTCAGGCAACGAACTTTGGGCAGCATCATCAGGTGGAGTATTTAATTATAATTTTTCATCCGGAGAGTATAAAAAATTTGGAAAAGCCGAAGGACTATTCGGAACCGATGTTAATGCAATAGCGATTGATAATTATGGTAAAATCTGGTTCGGAAGCTCAACAGGTTTGATTGATGTTTATGATCCTTCAAATAATTCTTTCAGCACCATAAGAGATATTTTTAATTCCGACAGAACTAATAAAGGAATAAACAGTTTTTCCGTTAAAGGCGATACAATTTTTGTTGCAACGGATTTTGGTATATCACTGATTGATACAAAATCATTTTTCTTCTACGATACATATTTCAAATTCGGAACCTTTCCATCTAACATTAAAGTAAATAAAATTTTTCTCAGCAATTTGATTTATGCTGCAACTGAATCTGGTGTTGCAATACAAAAACAAGGTTCAACCAATCTGTCAGCACCGGAATCGTGGAATGTTTATAATACAAATAATGGTTTACCTTCGATTCGTATTTCTGATATAACCATTTATGAAGGAAATATTTTAGCTTCATCAGACAAAGGTATTTATGTTTTTGACTCAGCAAACTCTTTGTGGAGTTCTTTCATTCCGCAATTGAATAGCACAGCAATAATAAATATGCTTGTTGCACAGAATAAACTTTATTGTATATCTTCTGACAAGTTGTTCGAATACTCAAATTCAAATCTGAATGAATTATTTAATTCAGCTTCGGCTTTAAGAAATGTTTTCTACTCTGATAACTTTGGAATAATCCTATCAACATCTGATGGTGTTTTAACATTAAATGATAACAAATTTTATTTTCCAAACGGACCTGTTGCAAATCAGTTTCCTCAACTTTCTGTTGATGTAAACAGTGTACTTTGGTCTTCAACAGGAAACGATGTTACCGGAAAAGGAATTCAAAAGTTTGACGGAAACCAGTGGACAGTTTACTCAGTTTCAGATTATCCTGAACTTCTTACAAACTCTTTCTTTTCAATTTATTGCGCACCCGATGGTAAAATTTATTCGGGAAATTGGGGAAAAGGTTTTGTAAGAATTGATGACAATAGAATTACAAGATTCGATGCATCAAATTCGCCGATGGTTGGAATTCCCGGCGATGGTAACTTCATTGTAATTACAGCACTTGGCTATGATTCAAGAAATAACTTATGGGCACTGAATTTTGATGCTGCTGACAGAAACAATCTTGCAATGCTTACACCGGATAGTTCGTGGTATGTATTTCAGATTCCTGCTCAGCAAGGAAGAGTAGTTTCGCAAAATAAAAATCTTGTAATTGATCAATACGATACAAAGTGGTTTAATGCTGACAATGGAACCAAAGGACTTTATTACTTTAATGAAAATAAAACTTTCACTAATCCTGCAGATGACAAGAGTGGATTGCTAACAGAATCAAACGGATTGAACAGTGTGGATATCTCGGCAATCAAAGTTGATAGACGAGGTGATGTCTGGGTTGGTACAAGCAGAGGATTAAATATCATTACTAACACTTCTACAATTTTAAATTCAGCAAATCCTCAATTAAGAATTACATCCGTGTTTGCTTTAAGGCAGCAGGTTATAACAGCAATTGCAGTTGATCCGCTTAATCAAAAATGGATTGGAACAAATGAAGGACTTATTCTCGTAAGCAGCGACGGACTGAGAGTAATAGCAAATCTTAATTCCAAAAATTCACCTTTGCTTGATGATAGAATTGAAAGTCTTGCAGTTGATGAAAAAACAGGAAAGGTATTTGTTGGAACAAAATTAGGATTGAACACTTTTGAAACTCCTGCAATTAAACCTGTTGATAGCTTTTCAGGTTTATTTATTTATCCAAGTCCTTTTGTTATTTCTGATGGAAGTCAGCTTGTGACAATTGATGGATTAATAAGAGATAGCGAAATAAAAATTTTAACTGTTTCGGGAAAGCTTGTAAGAAAACTTGAAACTCCCGGCGGCAGAGTTGCTTTTTGGGACGGCAGAGATGATGATGGAAATCTCGTTAATTCAGGTATTTATGTAGTAGTTGCATCAGACAGAGAAGCAAACAGTGTTGAAACCGGAAAGATTGCTGTGATAAGAAAATAGTTCTATGATTGATCTGATTAATGTCTCACTTCAGTTTAATGGTAAGTATCTATTCAAGGATGTCAATTACAGAATTTCATCCGGAGATAAGATTTCTTTAGTCGGTGCAAACGGAACCGGAAAGTCTTCCCTTCTGAAAATTATAACCGGAGAAATTGAACCCGAGAGCGGAACAGTTCAAAGGCAAAAAAATATTTCGATTGGTTACCTTCCGCAGGAAAATGTAACTCACGCAAACAAAACTTTACTTGAAGAAGCCACTTCAGCACTCAGTGATATTATCAAGCTTCAGGAGAAGGAAAAAGAACTTCAATCTGAACTTTCAAAAGAGAATTTAACTGAGCAGGAACGTGATGATTTAATTCATCAGCTTGGTGAAGTTCACTTAAGATTAGTAGAACTTGATTCGTATTCTGCTAATGCTAAAGTTGAGAAAATTCTTAAAGGTCTTGGATTTGAAGAGGAAGATTTTGATCGTCCAACACAGACTTTTTCAGGTGGCTGGCAGATGAGAATAGCACTTGCTAAAATTCTCATCTCACAAAATGATATTCTTCTGCTCGATGAACCTACAAATCATCTCGATATTGATTCTCTTAACTGGTTAATCAGTTTTCTTAAATCTTATCGTGGCGCACTTATGGTTGTTTCGCACGATAAAAATTTTGTTAATCAGGTTACAGATAAAACTCTCGAAATATATCTTGGAAAATTTTATACATTCAAAGGCGATTATGATTCTTATCTGAAGTATAAAGAAGAAAGAGATGCACAAACAATTCATCAGTATGAACTTCAGCAAAAAAAGATTAAAGAGACTGAAAGATTTATTGAGCGTTTCCGTTATAAAGCTACAAAAGCAAGGCAGGTTCAAAGCAGAATCAAGCAGCTTGAAAAACTTGAACTTGTTGAGTTACCTGAATCGAAAAATGAAATTGATATAAGATTTCCAACTCCACCACAAAGCGGAAGAATTCCAATTCAATTAATCGGAGTCAGAAAAAGTTATGGCGATAAACTTGTTTTGAATAACATTGATTTGACAATTGAGCGCGGAGATAAAATTGCTTTTGTCGGTCCGAATGGAGCAGGCAAAACAACTTTAGCGAAAATCATAGCAGGCGTTCTGCAACATGATACCGGCGAAAGAATAATCGGTCATAATACTTTCATTTCTTACTATGCACAGGATGTTGCAGATAATCTCAATCCTGAACTTGATATTCTTGACTCGGTTTACGGAATCAATGAAGAGAAAACTGTTGGCGAACTTCGTTCTTTGCTTGGTTCTTTCTTATTCACAGGCGATGATGTATTCAAAAAAGTTGGCGTGCTTTCGGGTGGAGAAAAAAGTCGTGTTGCTCTCTGCAAAATTCTTCTTACAAAAGCTAATCTTATCATTCTCGATGAGCCGACAAACCACCTTGATATTGATTCAAAGCGAATACTTCAGAAAGCATTAGTTGATTTCAATGGTTCGCTTGTTATTGTATCGCACGATGTTGATTTCCTTAGACCAATTATCAACAAAGTGTTGGATATAAGAAAATCAGGATTGAAGATGTATCACGGAGATATTGATTATTATCTTTTTAAGCGTAAAGAATTAATTGAAGAGAGTAATTATAACTCGGATAAATCAGAATCATCTTTGCAAAAAAATTCTGTCAGTGAAAATCTTTCAAGAAAAGAACAGAAAAGATTGGAAGCTGAACTTCGACAGAAAAAATATCAGGCAACGAAAGATTTAACAAAAGAAATTGAGAGACTTGAAAAGCAAATAAGTTTACTTGAGGAGGAACATAAAGCCATTCAAACAAAACTTGCTGACCCGGAATTTTATACTAACACTGAGGAAGTGAAAATTACAAACAAAAGATTCAAGGAAGTTGAAAAAGAATTAGAAGAGTTAATGATTCAATGGGAATCAAAAACCGAAGAGCTTAATAATATTCTGAATCAGTTCAATTAAACATCAACACCTAAAAATTCCTTCGTAAGTGCAATGCCACCATAAATTGCAGCATCATCACCAAGTTTTGATTGAACGATTTTCAGATTTTTAGATGAATCTTCGAGTGCATATTTATAGAATTCATTTTTAATCAATGGAATATAAAACTTTCCTAGTGCTTCAATAACACCACCACCTAAAACAATCATATCAAAGTTCATCAGATTTTGAATTCCTGAAAGAACCTGTCCGGTTATTTGTGCAGCTTCTTTCATTCTGTTAATTACTACTTTATCTCCCATCTGAACTGCATTCAACAAAGCTTTGCTCTTAATTCTTTCATTTGCCTTGATTTGTTTTTCAAGAATACTTCTTTTCTTTTCTTTCTTAACATCTTTAATAATGTTATTGACTATTGCTGTTCTGCTTGCAAGAGCTTCAAAACAACCTTTTCTTCCGCAGCCACACTTGGGTCCGTTTTTATCTACCAACATATGTCCGATCTCTCCGGCAACAAAGTTTGAACCTCTGTAAATTTCTCCGTTGATAATGACACCACCACCTATTCCTGTTCCAATGAAAACTGCCAAAAGATTTTTAGCACTCTTTCCTACACCAAAATGTTTTATTCCAAGTGCACCAAGATTTACATCATTTTCAATTAATACTTTATATGGAAGAATTTTTTCCAGACGGTTTTTAATATTGAAATTTTTTATCCCAAGGTTTGGTGCAATTCCTATGTGTCCTGTAAATGGATTAACAGAACCGGGAACACCGAGACAAACAGAAACAATCTGAGAGTTTGATAAACCAACATCATCAACAAGTGTTTTAACAAGTGAAGCAATATCTTTTACATAATCGTTTGGGGTTTTATCGAGGTCGGTTGAAATTTTTGCCCGTGATATGATTCCTTTATGTGAATTGATAACCGAAGCGAGCATTTTTGTTCCGCCCATATCAACACTTATTACAAATTTTTCTTCCAATTTTATCTCCTGATTTTTTACAAGATTTGCATTGAAAAACTATTACATATTTAGCTCTTATACAATAATTCATCAACATGATTTTTGTAAGTTTGAATAATTAAATTCGGATGATAAGTGGTTAAACCAATAAAAAGATTCGGACAGAATTTTCTTAAAGACAATAATATTCTCAGGAAAATTACTGAAGTAATAAATCCTCAAAAGAATGATAAGATTATTGAGATTGGTCCTGGCGAAGGTGCACTAACAAAACTCCTGTCAAACAGTGGCGCTGATGTTACAGCAATTGAGATTGATAAACGCGTCATTGAACATCTGAAGGAAACATATCCTGAAGTAAAAATAATAAATCAGGATTTCCTCGAAATTGATTTAACTCATTTTGGATCTTCTGATTTACGGATTGTTGGAAATATTCCTTACAATATTACTTCACCAATAATATTTAAACTGATTGAAAACTATTATCTCATCCGTGATGCTGTGTTTATGGTTCAATATGAAGTAGCAAAAAGAATGACTGCTAAGAAAGGAACTAAGGATTATGGAATTCTTTCTGTTCTTTTAAGCTACTTTGCTGATACTGAGTTTTGCTTTAAAGTTTCACCAAATGTTTTTTATCCGAAGCCAAAAGTATTTTCGGCAGTTGTTAAAATAAAATTCAAAAAGAATCTGGATGAGTCACTGAATAAAACATTCATTCAGATTGTCAAAGCAGCATTTGGCAACAGAAGAAAAACCCTTAAAAATTCACTCTCTAACAGTATATTTGCACAATTAAATTTCAGCGGGTGCGATGTTGACCTTTCACTTCGCGCTGAGCAGCTTGATTTATCTGACTTTATTAAGCTTGCCGAATTTGCCCGCGAAAATATTTCTGCATCATCAATTTAGGTTTTAATGGATAAAGCAAAGCGACTTATTAAAAAGTTAAAAGCATTCGATGTTGTTGTAGTAGTTTTCTATCTTATCCTTTCACTGCTTCATTTAATTTTTTTCGACAGAATTGAGTATTCAACTGCGTGGATACTAATCAACATTTCAATTATTGGTTTTGCATTTCTTATATCTTACCTTGAATCGATAAGCGAAAGTAAAATCTGGTACATAATACATTACTGGTACATAGCACCAATTATTCTAATCACTTTTAAGCAACTCTGGTATATGGTTAAACCAATTCGCGGAGTTGATTATGATTGGTTATTTATTCAGATTGACAGGTGGATGTTCGGTACTGATCCAACACATTTGCTTTATCAGATTGCTAATCCGGTTTTAACAGAAATTTTGCAAATTGTTTATGGAATGTTTTATCTGTTACCAATAATTCTTGGTTTATCATTACTTAAAGAAAAAAGATTTGTTGCACTCGATTTTGCTGTGTTCTCAGTTGTTTATGGATTCTTTCTTTCTTATCTGGGTTATTTCTCTCTTCCGGGAATTGGTCCAAGATTTACTTTGCACGACTTCTCAACTTTAAATGAACAACTGCCCGGATTATTCCTTACAAACTTTTTAAGAGAAATTGTAAACACAGGTGAAAGTATTCCAGCAGGTACTCCAAATCCTGCCGAAGTTGTTCAAAGAGATGTATTCCCGAGCGGACATACAATGATTACATTGATTGTTATTTATCTTTCAATAAAACTTAAATCCAAAACAAGATATTTTCTCTCTGTTGTTGGAACTTTATTGATATTCTCAACAGTTTATCTGTGGTATCATTATGTTATTGATTTAATTGGAGGCGCTGTGTTTATGGCTTTTGCAATGTGGAGCGGCAAACACATTTTCAACTGGTGGCGAAGAAAGATTGGCAAAGAAGAATTTGAGTATGGGAAGTATTGAGAAGTTTAAGTTAAAGTTTAAGTTTAAGATTTGGGATGTATGAATTATTGAATGACTGAATGAGTGTTTGAATGAATGATTTTTGGATTAAATAATTAATTAAATCTGTACTGTCTGCGTTCTATTAAAAATTAAATAAAAGATTAAATGTCCACTGAAAAAAAACATAAAGTAAAGAACATCTTCGACGACATATCCGGTAAATACGATTTACTGAATCATCTGCTTAGCTTTGGTGTTGATAAACGATGGAGAAAGAAAGCTCTGAAACTCACAGGACTAAATAAAGATTCATTTCTTCTTGATGTTGCCTGTGGTACAGGTGATGTTGCAATCGAAGCAAAGAATATCGGTGTAGAAAAAATTGTCGGCGCAGATTTTTCGCACAACATGCTTTCATTCTTCAACAAGAAAAGTAAATGGATTGTTGGAAATAATGTTCAGATGGTTGCAGAACAAATGCCCTTTAAAGACAATACATTTACAAACATCACAGTTGCATTTGGAGTAAGAAACTTTTACGATATTCAACAAGGATTCAATTCATTTTACAGAGTGTTGAAACAAGGTGGCAAAGCAACAATAATCGAATTTAAAATGCCAAAGAATAAACTTTTTGCTGCTCTGTATAAATTTTATTTTAAGAAAATTCTTCCCGCAATCGGAGGATTAATTTCCGGAAATAAATCTGCTTATACTTATCTGCCTGAATCAGTGGAAGAATTTGATATGAAAGTTGATTTAATAAAGCTTTTACAGAATTCTGGTTTCAGAAAAATTGAAGTCTATAATTTTACATTCGGAATTGTTCAAACTATAATCGCTGAAAAGTAATCAAGGGATAAAATAATTTCTTAATTCTTCCAGAACATAAGTTGATGTTAATGATAAATCTAATCTTCCACCTCTGATTAGATTTAAAACAAATGATTCACCTTTCCATTTAACAAATCCAATGTTTTCTGCAATGTAGCCATAAGCATAAAAGCTTTCTGCAGAACCTAGCGGATCGATTTGTATTTCGAGCTTATATTCAATTTTATAAACATCAATTGTGTATTGCGAATCTCTTGTAGCTACTGTTAATTGCTCTGTTCCTAAAACTTTAGCACTTGTTTTAATTGGAGAGAATACTGGAATTCCACCAACAGTAATATCAATCTGATAAACAGGCCAGGTTTGATTTAATTGTAATGGAAGAAATAACAATCTTGATTCAGTGTCTATTCTTAGAGAATTTCTTAGACTATCGGGAATCAATTGACCCAAACCAGTAGTATCTGTGTAATAAAAAACGCCTGTGCTACTCTTTCGAAAGTATGTTGTATCTAAAGTTAAAGCTCGTTCTATAATTATTGAATCAACCTGAACGAAATATTCTGTCCCGTTAATATTTTGCACACCAGTTATATCAGAAATTCGTGCACCACTTAAAGCCAAATTGGAATCCAGAGTTAGACTATAACTAAATTTTGAACCAACTTTTGCAGGAAAATAATCCTTGTTATCATCAGGTGGATTGATAATCGAATCATCTTTACAGGAATAAGTAATTAGTAAAGAGCTAATAATCATTAAATAAAAAATCTTTTTCATAATATCGCCTCTAATTTTCTATGTAATTTCCTAAATGCCATTGAACGATGACTTATTTTATTTTTTTCCTCGTGTGAAAGTTCGCCGAATGTTTTATCATAACCGTTAGGAATAAACAGTGGATCATATCCAAAACCATTTTTGCCTCTTGGTTCTGTTATTACTCTTCCCTTCACTTCTCCGTATGCATTAGTGAAATTCTTTCCATCATAATAACTTGCAACACAAACAAACTTTGCTCTGTGAGGTTCAGGAAATTTTTGAATTGCTTTTATTAACTTTTCATTATTAAG
This genomic window contains:
- a CDS encoding two-component regulator propeller domain-containing protein; this translates as MKNLFFSLIIFYSIQIFPQIFTDWKNYSDMKSIKSVVTSGNELWAASSGGVFNYNFSSGEYKKFGKAEGLFGTDVNAIAIDNYGKIWFGSSTGLIDVYDPSNNSFSTIRDIFNSDRTNKGINSFSVKGDTIFVATDFGISLIDTKSFFFYDTYFKFGTFPSNIKVNKIFLSNLIYAATESGVAIQKQGSTNLSAPESWNVYNTNNGLPSIRISDITIYEGNILASSDKGIYVFDSANSLWSSFIPQLNSTAIINMLVAQNKLYCISSDKLFEYSNSNLNELFNSASALRNVFYSDNFGIILSTSDGVLTLNDNKFYFPNGPVANQFPQLSVDVNSVLWSSTGNDVTGKGIQKFDGNQWTVYSVSDYPELLTNSFFSIYCAPDGKIYSGNWGKGFVRIDDNRITRFDASNSPMVGIPGDGNFIVITALGYDSRNNLWALNFDAADRNNLAMLTPDSSWYVFQIPAQQGRVVSQNKNLVIDQYDTKWFNADNGTKGLYYFNENKTFTNPADDKSGLLTESNGLNSVDISAIKVDRRGDVWVGTSRGLNIITNTSTILNSANPQLRITSVFALRQQVITAIAVDPLNQKWIGTNEGLILVSSDGLRVIANLNSKNSPLLDDRIESLAVDEKTGKVFVGTKLGLNTFETPAIKPVDSFSGLFIYPSPFVISDGSQLVTIDGLIRDSEIKILTVSGKLVRKLETPGGRVAFWDGRDDDGNLVNSGIYVVVASDREANSVETGKIAVIRK
- a CDS encoding ROK family protein, with the protein product MEEKFVISVDMGGTKMLASVINSHKGIISRAKISTDLDKTPNDYVKDIASLVKTLVDDVGLSNSQIVSVCLGVPGSVNPFTGHIGIAPNLGIKNFNIKNRLEKILPYKVLIENDVNLGALGIKHFGVGKSAKNLLAVFIGTGIGGGVIINGEIYRGSNFVAGEIGHMLVDKNGPKCGCGRKGCFEALASRTAIVNNIIKDVKKEKKRSILEKQIKANERIKSKALLNAVQMGDKVVINRMKEAAQITGQVLSGIQNLMNFDMIVLGGGVIEALGKFYIPLIKNEFYKYALEDSSKNLKIVQSKLGDDAAIYGGIALTKEFLGVDV
- a CDS encoding XTP/dITP diphosphatase; its protein translation is MKKILIATKNKGKLNDIKEIFKDLNVEIISFLDFEDSPDVDETGKTFEENAKLKAKACYDKYGIPAIGDDSGLVVEQLNGEPGIYSARYAGENANDFLNNEKLIKAIQKFPEPHRAKFVCVASYYDGKNFTNAYGEVKGRVITEPRGKNGFGYDPLFIPNGYDKTFGELSHEEKNKISHRSMAFRKLHRKLEAIL
- the ubiE gene encoding bifunctional demethylmenaquinone methyltransferase/2-methoxy-6-polyprenyl-1,4-benzoquinol methylase UbiE; this encodes MSTEKKHKVKNIFDDISGKYDLLNHLLSFGVDKRWRKKALKLTGLNKDSFLLDVACGTGDVAIEAKNIGVEKIVGADFSHNMLSFFNKKSKWIVGNNVQMVAEQMPFKDNTFTNITVAFGVRNFYDIQQGFNSFYRVLKQGGKATIIEFKMPKNKLFAALYKFYFKKILPAIGGLISGNKSAYTYLPESVEEFDMKVDLIKLLQNSGFRKIEVYNFTFGIVQTIIAEK
- the rsmA gene encoding 16S rRNA (adenine(1518)-N(6)/adenine(1519)-N(6))-dimethyltransferase RsmA; translation: MVKPIKRFGQNFLKDNNILRKITEVINPQKNDKIIEIGPGEGALTKLLSNSGADVTAIEIDKRVIEHLKETYPEVKIINQDFLEIDLTHFGSSDLRIVGNIPYNITSPIIFKLIENYYLIRDAVFMVQYEVAKRMTAKKGTKDYGILSVLLSYFADTEFCFKVSPNVFYPKPKVFSAVVKIKFKKNLDESLNKTFIQIVKAAFGNRRKTLKNSLSNSIFAQLNFSGCDVDLSLRAEQLDLSDFIKLAEFARENISASSI
- a CDS encoding PHP domain-containing protein; translated protein: MRKADLHMHTKHSDGAHSTEEVILMAKERGLEIISITDHDNISAIKEAIEIGRFYGIEVIPGLEISSDIRDQEVHILAYFFDPDSKELEEYLKFFRSERVKRASRIVEKLNLLGFEITIEDVLEKAGDSAVGRPHIAQAMVQRQIVSNYYEAFYKFIGNGCPAYEKKIHLSPKSAFKIINDAGGLSFIAHPNNMPDVILKELIEDGVDGIEVIHPSHLPNQVKHFRGIVGEFFLLESGGSDFHGGDRNDYSNFGKYYTTSLKVDAMKNYLLRNTA
- a CDS encoding phosphatase PAP2 family protein, whose amino-acid sequence is MDKAKRLIKKLKAFDVVVVVFYLILSLLHLIFFDRIEYSTAWILINISIIGFAFLISYLESISESKIWYIIHYWYIAPIILITFKQLWYMVKPIRGVDYDWLFIQIDRWMFGTDPTHLLYQIANPVLTEILQIVYGMFYLLPIILGLSLLKEKRFVALDFAVFSVVYGFFLSYLGYFSLPGIGPRFTLHDFSTLNEQLPGLFLTNFLREIVNTGESIPAGTPNPAEVVQRDVFPSGHTMITLIVIYLSIKLKSKTRYFLSVVGTLLIFSTVYLWYHYVIDLIGGAVFMAFAMWSGKHIFNWWRRKIGKEEFEYGKY
- the abc-f gene encoding ribosomal protection-like ABC-F family protein yields the protein MIDLINVSLQFNGKYLFKDVNYRISSGDKISLVGANGTGKSSLLKIITGEIEPESGTVQRQKNISIGYLPQENVTHANKTLLEEATSALSDIIKLQEKEKELQSELSKENLTEQERDDLIHQLGEVHLRLVELDSYSANAKVEKILKGLGFEEEDFDRPTQTFSGGWQMRIALAKILISQNDILLLDEPTNHLDIDSLNWLISFLKSYRGALMVVSHDKNFVNQVTDKTLEIYLGKFYTFKGDYDSYLKYKEERDAQTIHQYELQQKKIKETERFIERFRYKATKARQVQSRIKQLEKLELVELPESKNEIDIRFPTPPQSGRIPIQLIGVRKSYGDKLVLNNIDLTIERGDKIAFVGPNGAGKTTLAKIIAGVLQHDTGERIIGHNTFISYYAQDVADNLNPELDILDSVYGINEEKTVGELRSLLGSFLFTGDDVFKKVGVLSGGEKSRVALCKILLTKANLIILDEPTNHLDIDSKRILQKALVDFNGSLVIVSHDVDFLRPIINKVLDIRKSGLKMYHGDIDYYLFKRKELIEESNYNSDKSESSLQKNSVSENLSRKEQKRLEAELRQKKYQATKDLTKEIERLEKQISLLEEEHKAIQTKLADPEFYTNTEEVKITNKRFKEVEKELEELMIQWESKTEELNNILNQFN
- the ribE gene encoding 6,7-dimethyl-8-ribityllumazine synthase; its protein translation is MKIIEGKYSAAGKKFAIILSRFNEYIGESLLKGAVDCFEKHGVSQDSIDVIKVPGAFEIPVTADKLAASKKYSAIVCLGVVIRGATPHFEYVASAASNGIAQVGLKHSLPVIFGVLTTDTIEQAIERAGTKAGNKGWDAALTALEMADLFKQI